The following are encoded in a window of Brettanomyces bruxellensis chromosome 9, complete sequence genomic DNA:
- a CDS encoding uncharacterized protein (MEROPS:MER0210302), with product MIQRRTSSARSVSTAFSDTSFDEAHGIRKVSFLNNIQNAISIAIILLERLITGITFVLPKSIISACTRTVRLLLNFEKTNNDAYDKLISQQDSALTNDAFLQRIEQLRTACSFEELCEINGFVSESHLVQTKDGYGLTIHRLNPETNGFKSNGKAVFLQHGLLMNSEIWCVRIRKDDNIPFRLCELGYDVFLGNNRGNKYSSYCKDADIHDKKFWNFSIDELALYDIPASIDYVLKLKSISKLTYIGFSQGCSQFLASVSVNRDLNEKIDKLILLAPATTPKKLSNWLINSIVNLQPKVFFFLFGKKILMQSILFWLKIVYPPLFIKLIDIPNRILFGWHSNNMDILQKFVAYFHLYSTTSVKCVVHWFQIIRSTKFQMYQESLLFPSFEYPIRAAMKIPKVLLVYGMADSLVDIDVILHQLPEYDSADVEYLDSDDTSSNDEKYEIKLQDDLSGKEGLESSGDQVDITEDNIKVNEAESRMLDSADMGHKSIHIVGVKNHEHLDLIWGNKVENKIIQRVVNFVVN from the coding sequence GAGCACTGCTTTTTCCGACACTAGTTTTGATGAGGCTCATGGTATTAGGAAAGTGAGCTTTCTGAATAATATCCAAAATGCCATTTCAATTGCCATCATCTTACTGGAGAGATTAATAACTGGCATTACGTTTGTGCTTCCAAAATCCATAATTTCTGCTTGTACTAGGACTGTTAGACTTCTTTTAAACTTTGAGAAAACCAACAACGATGCCTATGATAAGCTTATATCTCAGCAGGATAGTGCATTGACAAATGATGCGTTTTTACAGAGGATTGAACAGTTAAGAACAGCATGTTCCTTTGAAGAACTTTGTGAGATTAATGGATTTGTATCCGAGAGCCACCTTGTGCAAACAAAGGACGGGTATGGATTAACTATTCATAGATTGAACCCAGAAACAAATGGATTTAAGTCAAATGGCAAGGCTGTTTTCTTGCAGCATGGTTTATTAATGAATAGTGAGATATGGTGCGTCAGAATAAGAAAGGATGATAACATACCTTTTAGATTGTGTGAACTAGGATATGATGTTTTCCTTGGCAATAATAGGGGAAACAAGTACTCTTCGTATTGTAAGGATGCGGATATTCACGACAAGAAATTCTGGAATTTTTCTATTGACGAACTTGCGCTATATGATATACCTGCATCCATAGACTACGTTTTAAAACTTAAGAGTATTAGCAAACTTACATATATCGGATTTAGCCAGGGATGTTCTCAATTTCTTGCTTCAGTTTCGGTGAATCGTGATTTAAATGAAAAGATCGATAAACTTATTTTACTTGCCCCTGCAACAACTCCAAAGAAACTGTCAAACTGGCTTATCAATTCGATTGTGAACTTACAGCCTAAggtgttcttctttttgttcggAAAGAAGATTTTAATGCAGtccattttattttggttAAAAATTGTCTATCCGCCGTTATTCATTAAACTCATCGACATTCCAAACCGTATTTTATTTGGCTGGCATTCAAACAATATGGATATTCTGCAGAAGTTTGTTGCATACTTTCACCTATACTCGACAACATCTGTTAAGTGTGTCGTTCATTGGTTTCAGATAATTAGATCAACGAAATTTCAAATGTACCAGGAGTCTCTGCTTTTCCcatcttttgaatatcCTATCAGAGCAGCAAtgaaaattccaaaagttCTTCTAGTTTATGGAATGGCAGACTCTCTTGTTGATATTGACGTAAtacttcatcaacttccAGAATATGACTCTGCGGATGTTGAATATTTAGACAGTGATGATACTAGTAGTAATGATGAGAAATATGAGATTAAATTGCAGGATGACCTCAGCGGAAAAGAGGGCCTTGAGTCTTCCGGTGATCAAGTTGATATAACCGAGGATAACATTAAAGTGAATGAAGCAGAATCAAGAATGCTTGACTCTGCAGATATGGGGCACAAATCAATACACATAGTAGGCGTGAAAAATCATGAACATTTAGATTTGATTTGGGGTAACAAGgtagaaaacaaaattattCAAAGGGTGGTGAACTTTGTCGTCAATTAG